From Canis lupus baileyi chromosome 16, mCanLup2.hap1, whole genome shotgun sequence, a single genomic window includes:
- the C16H17orf67 gene encoding uncharacterized protein C17orf67 homolog, which translates to MEKLFVLVLSLTLLTDFAGSSPILTEKQAKQLLRSRRQDRPSKPGFPDEPMREYMHHLLRLEHRAEEQFLEHWLNPHCKPHCDRNVVHPV; encoded by the exons ATGGAGAAGCTATTTGTGCTCGTCCTCTCCCTTACCTTACTGACTGACTTCGCAG GGTCCTCCCCGATTCTGACGGAAAAGCAGGCCAAACAGCTTCTCAGGTCCCGACGCCAGGACAGGCCAAGCAAACCTGGCTTCCCTGATGAACCCATGCGG GAGTACATGCACCATCTGCTCCGCCTGGAACACCGCGCCGAGGAGCAGTTCCTGGAGCACTGGCTGAACCCTCACTGCAAGCCCCACTGTGACCGGAATGTGGTCCATCCCGTGTAA